From a single Planctomycetota bacterium genomic region:
- a CDS encoding AAA family ATPase, producing the protein MKPLYISATQQDAGKTTLMIGLVQALRDLGLDTGYMKPIGQRYVRYQGLNVDEDAVLAREAFHLADSPEDMSPIAIERGFTEHYIFNRDPHPLEWRILEAFGRIREAHGLLIVEGTGHAGVGSCFDLSNARVAELMGAPVVIITDGGIGRAIDEVALSLHLFRKHGVDVLGVILNKVWPEKQTKIARAVAQGLQHLGTRLLGAVPYRPQLVQPRMDQILAELHGTLLSGNEAIGNRIEHTVVAAMEPHHVCAYLRENTLVVTPGDRVDNILVSTLMCPMIPGAGGPVAGMVLTGGFEPPAGVRSLLASTGVPVVLCQEDTFSVATRLRDLRFKIRPEDTDKIEAAKSLVSESIDVQALMEMLADGK; encoded by the coding sequence GCAGGCGCTGCGCGACCTCGGCCTCGACACGGGCTACATGAAGCCCATCGGCCAGCGCTACGTGCGCTACCAAGGGTTGAACGTGGACGAGGACGCGGTCCTGGCGCGCGAAGCGTTCCACCTCGCGGATTCGCCCGAAGACATGAGCCCGATTGCGATCGAGCGGGGCTTCACGGAGCACTACATTTTCAACCGCGACCCGCATCCCCTGGAATGGCGGATCCTGGAGGCGTTCGGCCGCATTCGCGAGGCCCATGGCCTGCTGATCGTCGAGGGGACCGGGCACGCGGGCGTCGGGTCCTGCTTCGACCTGTCGAATGCCCGCGTCGCCGAACTCATGGGCGCCCCCGTCGTCATCATCACCGACGGCGGCATCGGGCGCGCGATCGACGAGGTGGCCCTCAGCCTCCATCTCTTCCGCAAACACGGGGTCGACGTGCTGGGCGTCATCCTCAACAAGGTCTGGCCGGAAAAGCAGACGAAGATCGCGCGGGCCGTCGCCCAGGGGCTCCAACATCTCGGCACGCGCCTGCTGGGGGCGGTCCCCTACCGGCCCCAACTCGTCCAGCCGCGAATGGACCAGATTCTCGCGGAACTTCACGGGACTCTGTTGTCCGGAAACGAGGCGATCGGCAACCGGATCGAACACACGGTCGTCGCGGCGATGGAACCGCATCACGTGTGCGCTTACCTTCGCGAGAACACGCTCGTCGTGACACCCGGCGACCGGGTGGACAACATCCTCGTTTCCACGCTGATGTGCCCGATGATTCCGGGGGCCGGGGGCCCCGTGGCCGGCATGGTCCTGACGGGAGGTTTTGAGCCGCCCGCCGGCGTCCGGTCGCTTCTGGCCTCCACGGGGGTGCCCGTCGTCCTGTGCCAGGAGGATACGTTTTCCGTTGCGACACGGCTCCGCGATTTGCGATTCAAGATCCGCCCCGAGGACACGGACAAGATCGAGGCGGCCAAGAGCCTCGTCTCCGAGAGCATCGACGTTCAGGCCCTGATGGAGATGCTGGCTGACGGGAAGTGA